One region of Olleya sp. Hel_I_94 genomic DNA includes:
- the aat gene encoding leucyl/phenylalanyl-tRNA--protein transferase has protein sequence MEFLNNNHVFPEVDKATEDGLLAVGGDLSANRLLTAYQKGIFPWFEDDNTIMWWSPDPRFVLFPKDLKVSKSMKQILRNTDFVVTVNKDFNAVITSCAAAKRPGQDDTWITKGMIDAYTKLHQLGYAKSIEVWLNNTLVGGLYGVDLGNGVFCGESMFAKVSNASKVGFISFIQNTNYKLIDCQVYTNHLESLGAMDISRVQFLKYLT, from the coding sequence ATGGAATTTTTAAATAATAATCATGTGTTTCCTGAAGTTGATAAAGCCACAGAAGATGGTCTTTTAGCTGTTGGTGGAGATTTAAGTGCAAACCGATTGTTAACTGCGTATCAAAAAGGCATTTTTCCTTGGTTTGAAGACGATAATACTATAATGTGGTGGTCTCCAGATCCTAGATTTGTATTGTTTCCAAAAGATTTAAAAGTGTCTAAAAGCATGAAGCAAATCCTGCGTAACACAGATTTTGTGGTCACAGTTAATAAAGATTTTAACGCTGTTATTACATCTTGTGCTGCAGCAAAACGACCAGGACAAGATGATACTTGGATTACAAAAGGTATGATTGACGCCTATACTAAATTACATCAATTAGGTTATGCAAAGTCTATAGAAGTTTGGCTGAATAATACACTTGTTGGAGGCTTATATGGTGTAGACTTAGGTAACGGTGTTTTTTGTGGAGAAAGCATGTTTGCTAAAGTAAGTAATGCCAGTAAAGTAGGGTTTATAAGTTTTATTCAAAATACAAACTATAAGCTTATTGACTGTCAAGTTTACACAAATCACTTGGAAAGTTTAGGTGCAATGGATATTTCTAGAGTGCAGTTTTTAAAGTATTTAACTTAA
- a CDS encoding DUF3098 domain-containing protein, protein MGESNKNNKNSLKTEIVFGKHNYKFMFIGLACIALGFILMSGGGSDDPNVFSDAIFSWRRIRLAPALVIIGFGIQVYAILSKPKAE, encoded by the coding sequence TTGGGAGAAAGCAACAAAAACAATAAAAACAGTTTAAAAACCGAAATAGTTTTTGGTAAGCACAACTATAAATTTATGTTTATTGGCTTAGCTTGCATTGCCTTAGGCTTCATTTTGATGTCTGGTGGTGGTAGTGACGACCCAAATGTATTTAGTGATGCTATTTTTAGCTGGAGACGTATCCGTTTGGCTCCTGCTTTAGTAATTATTGGCTTTGGTATACAGGTTTACGCTATACTATCTAAGCCTAAAGCCGAATAA
- a CDS encoding energy transducer TonB, producing MLLKNSHKALAITLLITGTLLLSVLNVTVFKTNTAVAETLYDIEQVEDIIENIAEQTPIKSANKATNKAFNTSENYKHYAQAYKPIAPPEDYINPKLETYKNDIKTEETTEASHGNSAISEKTLTSFNSVNEILSKRSKNSSTKQSNVANTNSSIYYSLKGRTDQYLPIPVYLCDAEGKIVVNITVNSNGTVIDAYINNASTSNNACLQEHALQYAKDAKFSTSTKSKQLGSITFQFNGK from the coding sequence ATGCTTTTAAAAAACTCTCATAAAGCGCTAGCTATAACTTTATTAATAACAGGTACATTGCTGTTGTCTGTATTAAATGTGACTGTTTTTAAAACAAATACAGCTGTAGCTGAAACATTGTACGACATAGAGCAAGTTGAAGATATTATTGAAAATATAGCCGAGCAAACACCCATTAAAAGCGCCAATAAAGCAACAAACAAAGCCTTTAACACTTCTGAAAACTATAAACACTACGCACAAGCTTACAAACCTATAGCTCCTCCTGAGGATTATATTAATCCAAAATTAGAAACCTATAAAAACGATATCAAGACTGAAGAAACTACGGAAGCAAGTCATGGTAATTCTGCAATCTCTGAAAAGACATTAACTAGTTTTAATAGCGTAAATGAAATACTTAGCAAACGGTCTAAAAACAGTAGTACGAAACAAAGTAATGTGGCCAACACTAACAGCTCTATATACTATTCTTTAAAAGGTCGGACAGATCAATACTTGCCAATTCCTGTTTATTTATGTGATGCAGAAGGTAAAATTGTAGTTAATATAACCGTAAATAGTAATGGTACTGTTATAGATGCATATATCAACAATGCTTCAACTTCTAATAATGCATGTTTACAAGAACATGCTTTACAATATGCTAAGGACGCTAAGTTTAGTACCTCAACAAAATCAAAGCAATTAGGATCTATTACATTTCAGTTTAACGGAAAATAG
- a CDS encoding DUF3127 domain-containing protein, whose translation MEVQGKVKLVGETQSFGSNGFRKRELVVTTEEQYPQHILVEFVQDKCDLLNNYQVGQDVKVNINLRGREWVNPQGETKYFNSIQGWRIEGVQAGAAPQGMPEVPPAQAFEPANNVKDEDHDDLPF comes from the coding sequence ATGGAAGTACAAGGTAAAGTTAAGCTAGTAGGAGAAACTCAAAGTTTTGGTAGCAACGGATTTAGAAAAAGAGAATTAGTAGTAACTACAGAAGAGCAATATCCTCAACATATTTTAGTAGAGTTTGTTCAAGATAAATGTGATTTATTAAACAACTATCAAGTAGGTCAAGATGTTAAAGTTAACATCAATTTACGTGGTAGAGAATGGGTTAATCCTCAAGGAGAAACTAAATATTTTAACTCTATTCAGGGTTGGAGAATTGAAGGCGTACAAGCAGGAGCAGCACCTCAAGGGATGCCAGAAGTGCCACCAGCACAAGCTTTTGAGCCAGCTAACAATGTAAAAGATGAAGATCACGACGATTTACCATTTTAA
- a CDS encoding thioredoxin family protein: MDTLKDTIIKQILQDGLDNSMSYAEYRDLVLTKVENNSNTGHEVNEALANYTMLNNKRMKRWDKTIKIGEGVADAIKHKTFNQTWIIITESWCGDAAHVMPVINKIAELNDGINFRVVLRDDNEALMDQFLTNGSRSIAKLIILDTITKDVIATYGPRPSTATLLVNDYKAKYGKLTPEFKEDLQQWYNKDKGHTVIADLVALIG, translated from the coding sequence ATGGATACACTTAAAGATACAATTATCAAACAAATTTTACAAGATGGGTTGGATAATAGCATGAGCTATGCTGAATATAGAGATTTGGTTTTGACTAAAGTCGAAAACAATTCAAACACAGGTCATGAGGTTAATGAAGCTTTAGCTAATTATACAATGCTTAACAATAAGCGCATGAAGCGTTGGGATAAAACGATTAAGATTGGAGAAGGCGTTGCAGATGCTATTAAACATAAAACATTTAATCAAACTTGGATTATAATAACAGAAAGTTGGTGTGGAGATGCTGCACATGTAATGCCTGTTATTAATAAAATTGCAGAATTAAACGATGGTATCAATTTTAGAGTTGTATTAAGAGATGATAACGAAGCGTTAATGGACCAATTTTTAACTAACGGTTCTAGGTCTATAGCTAAGTTAATTATTTTAGATACAATTACTAAAGATGTTATTGCTACTTATGGTCCAAGACCAAGCACAGCAACATTATTGGTAAATGACTATAAAGCTAAGTATGGTAAATTAACGCCAGAGTTTAAAGAAGACTTACAACAATGGTATAATAAAGATAAAGGTCATACTGTTATAGCGGATTTAGTCGCTTTAATTGGTTAA
- a CDS encoding undecaprenyl-diphosphate phosphatase produces the protein MDIFDSILLGIVQGLTEFLPVSSSGHLEIGKAILGDKSIPEESLLFTVVLHFATALSTIVIFRKDILDIIKGFLAFKWNEDTKFVTKIAISMLPAAFVGLFFEEQLEQLFGGNILLVGCMLLVTAILLFFADKAKNTNKNVSFKDALIIGVSQAIAMLPGISRSGATISTSVLLGNDKTKAARFSFLMVVPLIFGKIAKDILGGDLNFDSQNITALSAGFIAAFVAGLFACTWMISLVKKSKLSYFAIYCAIVGIIAITFALLN, from the coding sequence ATGGATATTTTCGATTCAATTTTATTAGGTATAGTACAAGGATTAACTGAGTTTCTTCCTGTGTCTTCAAGTGGTCATTTAGAAATAGGTAAAGCCATTTTAGGCGATAAAAGTATTCCTGAAGAAAGCTTATTATTTACCGTAGTTCTTCATTTTGCAACTGCGTTAAGTACCATTGTTATTTTTAGAAAAGATATTTTAGATATTATTAAAGGCTTTTTGGCTTTTAAATGGAATGAGGACACCAAGTTTGTAACAAAAATTGCAATCTCTATGCTTCCTGCTGCTTTTGTAGGATTGTTTTTTGAAGAACAATTAGAACAACTTTTTGGTGGTAATATTCTTTTAGTAGGTTGTATGTTATTAGTCACAGCAATACTATTATTTTTTGCTGATAAAGCTAAAAACACAAATAAAAACGTATCCTTTAAAGATGCTTTAATTATAGGTGTGTCTCAAGCAATAGCTATGCTTCCTGGTATTTCCAGAAGTGGAGCAACCATATCTACTTCTGTATTATTAGGTAATGACAAAACTAAAGCTGCACGCTTTTCTTTTTTAATGGTTGTACCTTTAATATTCGGAAAAATAGCCAAAGACATTTTAGGAGGTGATTTAAATTTTGATAGTCAAAATATCACTGCATTATCCGCTGGTTTTATAGCTGCTTTTGTTGCTGGATTATTTGCTTGCACTTGGATGATTAGCTTGGTTAAAAAAAGTAAGCTATCCTATTTTGCTATTTACTGTGCTATTGTTGGTATAATTGCAATAACATTTGCACTATTAAATTAA
- a CDS encoding DNA-3-methyladenine glycosylase I, whose amino-acid sequence MTKHKCGWCVGDDLYEAYHDKEWGTPVYDDATLFEFLILETFQAGLSWITILRKRNNFFDAFDQFDYQKIAKYNEEKKSELLQNAGIIRNKLKVNATITNAQLFMDIQKEFGSFSTYLWAFVNNTPIKNKVAHYKSAPANTTISDALSKDLKKRGFKFVGSTVVYAFMQAVGMVNDHEVACFRYHEV is encoded by the coding sequence ATGACTAAACATAAATGCGGTTGGTGCGTTGGAGATGATTTATATGAAGCTTATCATGATAAAGAATGGGGAACTCCTGTATATGATGATGCTACACTATTTGAGTTTTTAATCTTAGAAACCTTCCAAGCTGGACTTAGTTGGATAACTATTTTAAGAAAACGTAATAATTTTTTTGATGCATTTGACCAATTTGATTATCAAAAAATAGCTAAGTACAACGAAGAAAAAAAATCTGAATTATTACAAAATGCTGGCATTATTAGAAATAAATTAAAAGTCAATGCCACGATTACTAATGCCCAATTATTTATGGACATCCAAAAAGAGTTTGGTAGTTTTAGCACTTATTTATGGGCTTTTGTAAATAATACACCTATAAAAAATAAAGTAGCACATTATAAAAGTGCACCTGCAAATACTACAATTAGTGATGCCTTAAGTAAAGATTTAAAAAAACGAGGTTTTAAATTTGTTGGATCAACTGTTGTTTACGCATTTATGCAAGCTGTAGGCATGGTTAATGACCATGAAGTAGCTTGTTTTAGATACCATGAGGTTTAA
- the truB gene encoding tRNA pseudouridine(55) synthase TruB: MTKEDYLAGQVLLIDKPLDWTSFQVVNKLRWEIRQAFNIKKIKVGHAGTLDPLASGLLVICTGKMTKQIDTFQGQIKEYTGTIVLGSTTPSYDLETEINETFNTSHITEDLIHQTTKQFTGEIDQFPPIFSALKKEGKRLYEYARAGETVEVKSRKILIQEFEITNIDGLNIDFKVVCSKGTYIRSLANDFGKALNSGGHLSVLRRTKIGDFDVKNGLSIDDFIKNLPKKD; the protein is encoded by the coding sequence ATGACTAAAGAAGATTATTTAGCAGGACAAGTTTTACTTATAGACAAGCCATTAGATTGGACGTCTTTTCAGGTGGTAAACAAACTACGTTGGGAAATCCGTCAAGCTTTTAATATTAAAAAAATAAAAGTGGGTCATGCTGGAACTTTAGATCCATTAGCATCTGGATTGCTAGTTATTTGTACTGGTAAAATGACCAAACAAATAGACACCTTTCAAGGTCAAATTAAAGAGTATACAGGAACAATTGTTTTAGGAAGCACAACGCCTTCATACGATTTAGAAACCGAAATTAACGAGACTTTTAATACCAGCCATATTACCGAAGATTTAATACACCAAACGACTAAACAGTTTACAGGTGAAATCGACCAATTTCCTCCAATATTTTCTGCTTTAAAAAAAGAAGGAAAGCGCCTTTACGAATATGCTAGAGCTGGTGAAACCGTTGAAGTTAAATCCAGAAAAATATTAATTCAAGAATTTGAGATTACTAACATTGATGGTCTAAATATTGATTTTAAAGTGGTATGCAGTAAAGGGACTTACATACGATCTTTAGCTAACGATTTTGGAAAAGCATTAAATTCCGGCGGACACTTATCTGTTTTACGTCGCACAAAAATTGGTGATTTTGATGTAAAAAATGGTCTTTCGATAGATGATTTTATTAAAAACCTCCCAAAAAAGGACTAA
- a CDS encoding cell division protein FtsX, giving the protein MSSSFERYQKRRLISSYFSVVLSIALVLFLLGILGLLVLNAKKVADLFKEQVTVTIYLKDNAKDVEVKQLEKSLALADYVKSTEYISKEQAAESMKAENGEDFMEFLGFNPLQNNIDVNLKADFVTSDKLEELAATALEKGFVEEVRYDKDLVTLMNSRVKKISFWVLLLSAIFTLIAVLLINSSIRLSVYAKRFTIKTMQMVGATKRFIRRPFVWKSIKLGILGAILALVGLGFIVYYVDQAFPELVLRQSPILIGGLFLIIFLLGILITWISTHFATQRFLNLKTDQLY; this is encoded by the coding sequence ATGAGCTCTTCTTTTGAAAGATATCAAAAACGTAGATTAATTTCTTCTTACTTTTCTGTAGTACTAAGTATTGCATTAGTATTATTTTTATTGGGTATTTTAGGACTTTTGGTTCTTAACGCTAAAAAAGTAGCAGACTTGTTTAAAGAACAAGTAACGGTTACTATTTATTTAAAAGACAACGCCAAGGACGTCGAAGTTAAGCAACTTGAAAAAAGTTTAGCATTGGCAGATTATGTAAAATCTACAGAATACATCTCTAAAGAGCAAGCAGCTGAGTCTATGAAAGCTGAAAACGGTGAAGATTTTATGGAGTTTTTAGGATTTAATCCTTTACAAAATAATATTGATGTTAACCTTAAAGCAGATTTTGTGACTTCTGATAAGTTAGAAGAATTAGCTGCAACTGCATTAGAAAAAGGTTTTGTTGAAGAAGTTAGGTATGACAAAGATTTAGTAACCTTAATGAATAGTCGTGTTAAAAAAATTAGCTTTTGGGTCTTATTACTAAGTGCTATTTTTACTTTAATTGCTGTATTACTAATTAATAGTAGCATTAGATTATCTGTTTACGCTAAGCGTTTTACTATAAAAACGATGCAAATGGTAGGCGCTACCAAACGCTTTATACGTAGACCATTTGTTTGGAAAAGTATTAAACTTGGTATACTCGGTGCTATCCTTGCATTAGTAGGCTTAGGCTTTATAGTATATTATGTGGACCAAGCTTTTCCGGAATTAGTTTTACGTCAAAGCCCTATTTTAATAGGTGGTTTATTTTTAATAATCTTTTTACTAGGTATCCTTATTACTTGGATAAGTACTCATTTTGCAACACAACGTTTTTTAAATTTAAAGACCGATCAACTGTATTAA